The Solanum lycopersicum chromosome 8, SLM_r2.1 DNA segment gttACAAATTTGAACAAGTGTGgagatattttatttcttctattattttttactatttactatttcttACACGTTGACTATCGTAATATGTTACTATAGTGATTGTTCTACGTTGACAAGACAAACACAtaagaatattaaaatttttgttgCTAAACTTCAGTCTGAAATTGtgttctaaattatttttgcaaatttttatataatacatatatgatTTAAATGATGGTCCCAAAAAtagttatttgtttatattcatttatttatattatttgcacaaataattgatttatgGATGAAACAATTATTGTGACGGAAATTGGCTTGTTTTAGCCAAAATGTTGTAATTTAAAGTCACGCCAACCTTTTCCCAATTATCATAACttaaaagagtaaataattttACATGTTCAATTAATTGTGCAACGCTAATTAATCGGTTTTGATGGTTgttacatataattattttataatgtcaGCATATTATATAACATTCTTTTGATGAATATAAGTACATAGCATTTGGATAAATTTTACTACAATTTTTCATTATTGGATAACATTAAGCATCAATAATTTGAATctaatgaaaatttatatatctcTTCGCTTGGAAAATTATTCTTTCCTCCTCGAggataaaacaaaataagattattaaatattaaatagaaacaaaatgagaaaaaaatttaaaatattacgcGATCACATAAAAtcaatttacaaaaaatgaaactttCTAATTATCtagtagaaaaaaaatttaaatatcaatcGAAACAAATATTATAGTCAAACTAATTACaaatacaatacaataataGATAACATTCAGACAAGCAACATAATAATGTTGATAATAAAATCTTATTATTAGGATTATGTTTGTGAAATTCAATAATGAAATATAGCATAACATCGAAAAATTAATGTTTAGCACTTCCTAGGACTGGACAAGTTTAAGAGTGTGGTCACATGAAGTAGCTAGCTGGAGCTAATTAATTGATTCAAAGAAATCGGAGcgataaatacttttttattttgaaatatgaattCGAGTTATGAATAGTATGAAATTACTCTTATTAAGAAATGTGTTACTTTTTAGTCCactatatagaaaataatattattagtggcaattaattcttaattgccgtcaaatatgtatttttagcggcagtTGTCACGCTTTGTAAatgtccctaaagcctttagcaacattggttctaatgacattTAACTGATGTCGATAAAGTCATTAGctctctttattaatgtcaatatttattaCCACtagaagttatttttattgtaataatcAAAGATTTCCGAGTGCATGCAAATATGGACTTAAGTGATCAaccttaataataaaattgactTTAAGTGAACcctaataaatatatcaaacatCGATATGTGTTGCGCCTAATTGTTGGTAGTAGATAATTTCTTCCATATTTTTTACCATTTTGAAGCAAAAACAAGTTGTTCAAGTTTCTATACTTTGTAATAATTGTTAAGATATATTTCTAGTTAAATTTTCTCGAAtcgttaaaatattttaataatatgaaattttgtatAATGACATCAAAAGATTCTATTTGCGCAAATCAGCCCCTAACAACATTTGAATATATCCTTCTAAGTTCTAAATCTTAATTTATATGCTACTCTTTTTCAAAATCCTAATTAATTTACCCCtacaagaaaaattatttggttaatacaaattttctttcaatgcTAGAGGTCCCCTTTGTAAGAAAATCAACATATATGTACCAAAATATAGTTGATGCTATCATACTTTAGCCTTTTAATTTCCTAAACCTTGTACACCTATTCTAGCTAATTAATTAAACCTAActcattgaaatatttaatGCTCATACAACAAAATGCACTAAAATTTTGGGCATAATTTTTTGTTACAAACATGGGATCCCTAGGACTCTACCTACTAATTAGAGTATAACAGAAATCTTGTTAGTAGTAAATAGTAATCATGTAGGGTTCAATTTGGGTGAATTTTGGCTTGGCCCCCCTTCATTTGGACTTAAATAATTGTTCTTTTaagtcaaataataataaatttcaaattacaacTTGATCTTTGAACTGATTTCACCTTCAAAGAAGAGTAATTGGTTAGTGGAAAATGTAACCATATCTAATTCTAAGGTTGGCCTAGCTAATCTAACTTAATAACAGTTCACTTCTAAAGCTATTCGACCTCAAATACAGATTTAAGACTCTTTTTGTTAAGGAGGAAAGGACCACAATCACTCCACCATATTTCTCTGTGAACAAAATACTCActatattatgaaaaatttacgcgtataaataaagatatactAGTTGGTTAGTGAACATAGCAATAGTTtgtcttaattataatttacgATCTACTTTTAGTTATAATTATGTGACTCAACTTTTTAGTTTTGTATGATTCAGAATCTGTATAATACAATTTGTATAACTcgaaatttatgtaatataatttgtataattgtttgCACTTCTGATGTttgtaattgtataaatttattatttcgaatttatacaaaaatatcttaattataCCCGCGAATTAGACAAACTTACAACATACAAACAAGACAGCTTAAATTGTGGCTACGACCCGTAAATATGCAAATTATTactataaaacataattaaatttattatagtgattatatttatatatatatatatatataatcattaaGTCTAATTTGTTGGATATTTTCActaacattaaatatttacCTGACAATGTAAGTTAAGATGATTTAAGTTAAATCGTAACGAAACTTACGTTGAATCGCTAGCCACAAATGCTAAAATGATTCAGACGATTATTTTATAGAATTTGTCATCATAATCCCAACAATTCTCTCGTTAAAAGATGATTACTTTtgcattatttttcttaattaataattGAATGCTACTCTTTTTTACTTCTAATTAATTTACCcctacaagaaaaaaatatttgactaatATACAGAATTCATCTTTCAATGCTACaaaatcaacataatacatCCCAAATATAGCTGATTCTATAATAGTAGAAGCCTTATCTTAAGCCTGGTGTACTTTTTTCTACCTaacttaattaacttaataaatgATGTAGAGAACCCCCTATCATACAACATAGTCCCTAGATTACAAATTTGAGCATATAATTTTGTAgtcaacttatatatatatatggataaaAATGGCATCtctaggactctataaatagtaCTATTAGagtatatataacaaaatacaTACAAGTACTAATATCCAtgtatgcttttttttttttatgccTAGTAATATCCATTTATGATTTAAGTTGAATTATCTTTTGTTTGGAACcccttaaaaaatattttctaattcaaataataataaactttgAAATCTGGCCTTTCCTTTCTGATGATCtcaaatattatgatttatcttttgaaTGGGTTTCACCTTTGAAGTAGGATGATTAATCTGTGGACGAATAGATTAGTGATGTTGAAAATGTGAGCATATCCAATTCTGAGGTTAGCCTAATCTAACTTAATGATGAACTTctagaattttttgatttgaaataCCGCACAAAACGTCTTTCTTACTCAATGATTAATTTGTCAATACAGTTGTCGTGGATATCAAAGATCACTAGTAGTGTCGAAAATGTGACCACATCTAATTCTGAGGTTAGCCTGATCTACACttctagaatttttttatctaaaatatCGCAGAAAACGTCTTTTTTACTCAATGAGTTGTTAGTCAATAAAGTCATTATGAATCCTTAATTCGTCTCATTTTTAGACTCTCACATGCTTGACATTAACCAACCTAGCCACTAGCACTATAGTGGTTCTCTTGGGGAGAGAAAAAAGAAGGAAGGAGAACACTCTACATCCAtcgatgataataataataataacaaactcTGTAATTTCTCAAGAGTGAAGAGCTAGGGTTGGGCTATATGtgaattttattctatttttgaagaataaaaagGTCATTTTTAATAAACTTTTGTTTAAAAGATACTTTTCAAAatacatttgaaaaatataaaataaacagaaatatataaatatgatcaATTGAGTATTTATGTGCTATGGCCACCAAGACACACTGACtttcttttttgtatattgTGTCTTCAAAACTATGAGTAACAGTAAAACATACTTGTAATTAACAAGTTAAGGCACTAAATCAATACTCCATATTCTTTTTGCCAAATCATTGGTTTTGATACAAATTGTTAGActaaaataactcaaaaatacttttaacaTCATTCACTGCCTGCAGGATTTGCTCGAAAATGCCTaacctttttcttctttccatGTCCGACTTTGTTCACATTGATCACCCtacaatttttctttcttttggataTCAACGTGGGGCTTTGTTCGCACATcgtacataaaataaatattggaccaaaaaaaaagagtatattatttttagagaaaaaaaaaatttaatttgttctttttaacTATTCAATGATAGAGCTCCTATCGTGATTTATTGTTAAGTGCACACTTCTTATCAAAAGGTTCTCCAATCTCAAAATCAGAACGATCAGAATCGATCATTCTATCAGATTGATCCCACGAATAGTCAATAATTGATCTCTTGATGATCACTATTGAGCCTAGTTCTCATCCAAATGCACATTTTATCTAACCTATACTTATCACCTAAACCTaaccaattattttttatggcgAATTTAATAAGACTACGCTCGTGCTCACGAATATAATATTCTAGGTTAGACCATGCTATTCGAGAAAATAAGGGCCCCGAACAAGAAAAGAACAAGACAAATTGtcttaatattttcataaacgCTAAATGTAGACCTAAAATGATATATGCCACATATATATTCTATCATATAACATATAGTACCCACTGTTTTATTTGTATTCATGTATGGCCCCCCTCGATTTATTAGCCATACATAACGTTTTCAAGTCAAATAATCCACCCAGCTACTAGTACTAAGTTGTTTCCTTCGTAAGAGAGaagtaagaaaaaaacaacTTATCACGAGTgttgagttatatatatatatatacctaccttcattttaactatataattttttgcatcGATTCGGCTTAGTGAAATTCATACAATGTAACTATGCCCATAAGATATAAGATgttctctaaaaaaaaaaacttttaattctAATTTAAGGTTTGAAGCGAGAACTCTAGTggagaaataaatttaaaatttctaacaTATCGAattgaaaataagttttttaaatatatttcgaCAATTTTTTTCAAGAGCCATTTCAGATTACATATCAAGCCAATTTTTAATGAATTGAATTGAAAAGAGTTGAGCTAATGAATTAAACGGTTATGGGTCaatcaccccccccccccccctcccccaaacTTAAACAGATTGAGTGAGTtagataatttgaatttgatttttccatcccaatattatttattgtttaagaatcaagaaataaataattttcaaattagcTTATTGatgcatttttattatttgaataattACTTTTACACCTCCtactttttctttaatgaaAGATTTATATCACCATATGCCTAATAGATTATAGTACACAACATCTAAAAAGTAATCAtgctctttatttttatttgtctaaaTTTTAGCAAATATAAAGTAATCACGATATTCTCTATTATAATTGATGCATACACTGATTATACATACTTGTATAGTTATATACACACTTGTTATGGACTCAATGTACACTAATGACCATTACAACTTATTACGATTAGATGGAaagtaattgtttttaaaaaaatgatttgcctAAAAACATTATAGtcccaatttttatttttatttttttaagaaaaatatccacaacatttttatttgtatgggACCAACTGATTGCATACATCAAATAGTGGACCAATAAATATGCAAATTGGCACATGGTTTATGAAAAATCCCAATGATAGATAAGTGACTAATCAGAATTGTAATCACATAGAATTTACCATGTGCTTATATTGTACAATACTATGACTTGAAACTTATCTTTTTTGtcctttttgtttattatatcTTAAATAGTCTATTAATGAACTCTATATAAAAGTTATCTTTCGgaacaatatttttattgacttgTGTAGATTTAATTAGGAGAATGAGTAATGTGTCACGAGAAATTAGTACAATAAGTCAtgaatatactttttaaaattaaaattaaggaaTAAGATGTAAttgaagataaagaagaaagatcTCCTGAGTGTCTAtttgataaatgactctattattttgaatgttttgttattatcattgattatatatttttatgatcgAAATTTCCTCATAATATAATTATGCAACTCATTCATTTATAATCACcactataaaattatttattgcaCTCTATGCTTCGCTTAGAAGAAGATATGGAGGACTTTACATGTTGTATTTAATAAAGCATGCAATCATTGTTAATTGTCATTTATCGATGTCTAGTCATAGCttgtaaacaaaattaaaacgaATTCTTTTGGGGGGGTTGTGTGtttattttttcgaaaatttgaaatgtttgaaaaagaagtaaaaatacttttaaacaaTGATGTGATTGGTCCATTGATACTTGTcatatttagtatatatttttacCTCCACCACTAGTTATAACATGGTAAATTAAGAAACGATGAGTAACATGAAATTAATGAATGAGGGGTACTTTTcatgtttcacttagaaaacgATAGATTATTAGAAGTTAGCAATTTTTTGACACACATACATGTCATACTTTtggatatattatattatacatacATTTCTCCAAAAGGTCACTTTCTTTAGATACAAGCCAACCCTTGCAAAACAAACGTGGTATATTAAGGACCTAGAATATCAATGCTCCATTATtgcataaattttttggacTATATATATTACTCAAAATAACAAAACTTCAAGTTTCATGATTTGAAGATATTTCTGTGTAAATGTTATTTTCTGCCTTAAAAATGACTACTTAAAATAGTAGTTTTTACCATTTGTTGGAGCCAACCAAGATAGGCCAATATTAGCATACACATTGGCCCAACAAGCTCTTGATGGCTCAACATtagtacaaaatatttttaaaattcctcCTTGTTTGTCTGATGAACAaacaaaatacattttttttaaagaaaaaaaagaaagaaaagttgAATTGTTACAATCTTTAACCAAACAATAATACTCAATTTATGTGTCATCCTTTTTAAATTCATCCAAGAAAAATGTCACATTACCTTATTAGGCAACTATTCGATGATACCACacccatttttattattattgagtcTCACTTAACACTTAATTGTGAAAACTTAAGCCCGGAGGAGAATGCTTGCTGTCAGCTTCTATTCTCTATTCCTATTCGAGTCCTAGGCTTCTCCAGCAAAGAATCGACGTCAACTAACAATAAGCACTAAAGTGACACTAAGGAAAATTTGGTAAAACATAGtaaaatcttttattatttcttaaactccatgCCTAACCACACGGTGACACATTATATTGTTACAATTTCATTTTACATGTGATCTTTTGGGGCTAATTTGGCTATCTTAAAGATACTTGTGGCAAGCCCAAATCTCTTCTAGCTTAAGCTCCTTGTTGGATTGGCCCAGAATATCTATTGGGCTAATGGTCAAAGTATACAACAACTAAATTATCTTTATCTAGCAGAAGTTGCACAAATATTAGTTTCATTAGTAACAGAAGTTGCACAAATATTGTTTTTCATTAGTAACAGATTTGCTTAGTTACATTTGGAGTTTCAATTCTTAGTAAATACCAACTTGACACATTGAAAAGAACAACATTTTTTTGGCTTACAAAATGAACCAGATTCCATAGTACAGTTACCTTTAGTAATGTTTTTTAACAACAAAATTGGGATCTTTGTTCATGCCAAAAAGATATTTGAACCTATCCCAGTCTATGACATGTCCTCATGATAAAGATGAAGTCCCAACCCAAAACGAGCACAAGCTCGACGAAATGCCATACCTTCTGCCTTCTGCACAGGATCCCCATAACCTGGATCATCTACTGAAGCAGTGCCAGTTGATTCTCGATATATCTAAGTCAAAACAGAGCAAGGTAATCAAAAACCATCATCAGATTTTGATaatgtaaaaatttatcatgtgaATGAAATGCAAGCAAACCAGAAAACTAGGTAACAAGCACAAACATACACATCTATTTTATGGGTTTTCTACAATAAGTAAGATGCAGTTTTGTTACAAACCTCCCAATAAACGAAGAGAAGAACTCGAggaaaaaatcacaattttgaAATCAGCTACAAGCTTGTTCGAAGTAAAGGGACAACAAAGCGAAGTAAAAAGGTATCATGCcactaaaataatgaataataagcGTCAAAAGTTGTCTGCTAAATtacttgaagaaaaaatatttacaccGAATGAAGTGCTTAAATGCGGAAACAAACTTTATGAGAATCATTGAACATTACATAGCTTTAAAGTCTGCTAAAGAGTGTATCCGTGGCTTTTTAGGTAGGTCTTCTCAAGTTAAAAGGCAGCACCTCATAAACAACAGTATTTGGTTgcttagaaaaatattaagagcAGGCTATTAATCACTACAcaatataacattttaataataGAAACAATCTGTCAAGCATAAGTAACAAAGATAGCAATACCTCTGCATCAGTCCCATATATTGTCACACGATAAACAACTGAAACTGACTTGCCATCAGATGAGTAGGTGACGCTTCGAACTTCGCCAGACCATTCTAATTGACAAGAAGTTTGACTGTCAACTGGCTAACTAAAGTAAAAGTAGTTTCATTCgcagaaaaaaggaaaaataaataaaaaagttcttTGACATACCCGGTGCATGTAAATTCATAATCCTATTCACAATATGCCTGCAAAGATTCATAAGTCATAATAAGTAAgtcgattttttttatattgtaaaaGGCAACAGAAACAAAATGCAGAACACACTATTCAGGCAAGTGTTAATAAATCGAGTGAAGAACTGATGGCCCATACCAatatataaagaagaaaaaacactGTTCTAAACTTCCACAGATGCATTAGATTCTACATGTTTTAAAAGCAAC contains these protein-coding regions:
- the LOC101261638 gene encoding DNA repair RAD52-like protein 1, mitochondrial, which encodes MAFSSSRSSSCVLNKLRLCQRSISAKASSSPKDKDRERLMFDSEKDLTSGISRPLSEILKELNKKVPDSLIKFRHEPNGFSIKYIPWHIVNRIMNLHAPEWSGEVRSVTYSSDGKSVSVVYRVTIYGTDAEIYRESTGTASVDDPGYGDPVQKAEGMAFRRACARFGLGLHLYHEDMS